In Fusarium falciforme chromosome 9, complete sequence, the following are encoded in one genomic region:
- a CDS encoding NmrA domain-containing protein translates to MASFKASSILIFGATGSIGKYITNHIVNAKPSFPKISIFTSEDTVARKADFIGELKSKGVNIITGDVRNEQDVKNAYENVDTVVSAVGRNVLETQIDLIRLAEESSSVKWFFPSEYGTDIEYGPQSATEKPHQLKLKVRKYIKENVKRLKYAYLVTGPYVDMYFTLSPKAVEAGGFDIANKKAVLIDNGEGKIGFTTMPDVGKAAVAALRHPEASFNKALKVQSFVVTSKDILAEFEKQTGGEPWTTTSYTLQELKDAEQKAWSEGNPHAVSYTLRRIWSEGGTLYEKTDNESIELKDSELETLSDAVIRALTTGW, encoded by the exons ATGGCTTCTTTCAAGGCATCTagcatcctcatctttgggGCTACTGGCTCCATTGGCAAGTATATTACCAACCACATTGTCAACGCCAAGCCTTCGTTTCCCAAGATCAGCATCTTTACTTCTGAGGATACGGTCGCCAGAAAGGCTGATTTTATTGGCGAGCTCAAGTCAAAGGGTGTCAATATTATCACGGGAGATGTCAGGAATGAGCAAGATGTCAAGAATGCCTACGAGAATGTCGACACCGTCGTCAGCGCCGTTGGCCGAAACGTCCTTGAGACCCAAATCGACCTCATTCGACTCGCCGAAGAGTCATCCTCTGTCAAGTGGTTCTTCCCCTCCGAGTACGGCACAGATATCGAATACGGTCCTCAGAGTGCCACTGAGAAGCCTCaccagctcaagctcaaggtccGCAAGTACATCAAGGAGAATGTGAAGCGTCTCAAGTACGCTTATCTAGTCACTGGACCGTACGTCGATATGTACTTTACCTTGTCGCCAAAGGCTGTCGAGGCGGGAGGCTTTGATATTGCCAACAAGAAGGCCGTTCTCATTGATAACGGTGAGGGCAAGATTGGCTTCACCACAATGCCTGA CGTCGGAAAAGCCGCAGTGGCTGCCCTCCGCCACCCCGAGGCCTCTTTCAACAAAGCACTCAAAGTCCAATCCTTTGTTGTCACCTCCAAGGACATCCTGGCCGAATTTGAGAAGCAAACCGGCGGAGAGCCGTGGACTACCACAAGCTATACCCTGCAAGAGCTTAAGGATGCGGAGCAAAAGGCATGGAGCGAAGGAAATCCACATGCTGTCTCTTACACTCTTCGACGTATCTGGTCAGAGGGTGGAACGCTGTATGAAAAGACAGATAACGAGAGCATTGAGTTGAAGGATTCGGAGCTGGAGACGCTTTCGGATGCTGTTATCCGAGCGCTTACAACTGGTTGGTAG
- a CDS encoding Zn(2)-C6 fungal-type domain-containing protein — protein MSNMPGGRPPRMRSACTSCHAAKVRCTGEKTGCKRCLQSDMTCTYEVSLVGRMTKKRRRQKCNGRTHNTDDETPVEYIHPLSRSVSCGDQDCLDPCKLAISSPGCYDDPSAQHPYDHTLDQTGNGNPQSQYPAVELRNNSVYGPYSEIESILPCLRQAADILPLSPDSTWLSPSTSDSPPKEQWSPEPQITSVISELSTMLESLETQTRSKPRALDEILQTNRACMTSLGKILTTSEYSSYRSGGILVVSALELIIYSFEEAVKSQGWGSEPSSQTCGSLSSVKFGVFEVDPEEQVAIVKRIVSKEVRNCLEIVRNLAGELRRERRQKSQNPIVHS, from the exons ATGTCCAACATGCCTGGAGGAAGGCCCCCTCGTATGCGATCAGCATGCACCTCTTGTCATGCCGCCAAG GTCCGGTGCACGGGAGAAAAGACGGGATGCAAAAGATGTCTACAGTCAGACATGACTTGCACGTACGAGGTATCGCTCGTGGGCAGAATGACCAAGAAGAGGCGGAGGCAAAAGTGCAATGGCAGGACTCACAACACGGACGACGAGACCCCGGTTGAGTATATTCATCCTCTATCGAGATCGGTTTCTTGCGGAGATCAAGACTGCCTGGACCCATGCAAGCTCGCCATCAGCAGCCCTGGTTGTTACGACGACCCCTCAGCTCAGCATCCGTACGACCACACCCTTGATCAAACCGGAAACGGCAATCCTCAGTCACAGTATCCAGCTGTTGAACTCAGAAATAACAGCGTGTACGGCCCCTACTCTGAAATCGAATCCATACTCCCTTGTTTGAGACAAGCCGCCGACATCCTACCCCTCAGCCCAGACTCTACCTGGCTTTCTCCAAGCACATCAGACTCGCCGCCCAAAGAGCAATGGAGCCCGGAGCCTCAAATTACTTCGGTAATTTCAGAGCTATCTACCATGCTAGAGTCACTGGAAACACAAACACGGTCGAAACCTCGGGCTCTGGATGAGATACTCCAGACCAACCGAGCCTGCATGACCAGTCTCGGCAAGATCCTAACCACAAGCGAGTACTCTAGCTACAGGAGTGGCGGAATACTCGTAGTCTCCGCTTTGGAGCTCATCATTTACTCATTCGAGGAGGCGGTCAAATCCCAAGGATGGGGAAGCGAGCCTAGCTCACAGACTTGCGGGAGCTTGTCAAGCGTGAAATTTGGGGTATTCGAAGTGGATCCCGAGGAGCAAGTTGCAATCGTAAAGAGGATAGTTTCCAAGGAAGTAAGGAACTGTCTGGAAATAGTCCGGAACTTGGCAGGGGAGT TGCGTCGTGAGAGGCGGCAGAAGAGTCAAAACCCTATTGTGCATAGCTGA
- a CDS encoding Peptidase-M43 domain-containing protein produces MELKGLLAALFAASSLSLGLAQHQCGSVRPAREAVKAARAMRAAQRAEASNDKPSTLSRRASGLIISTYLHVVESEAQAGFVTDQMLADQMKVLNETFAPHKIQFVVKNVTHTVNDKWASVTRFREKDLALRQGNYDDLNIYFETGLMTEGSVTGICSWPVEDPVNTGINGTSWAVYDGCHVSPGTMPGGPGVPWISTEDNKGKTATHEVGHWFGLFHVFDGFSCTGDGDFIDDTPATLSASVGCPVGQDSCPDQPGLDPIHNYMDYSSHDCLHEFTPLQEERMYRTFETLRKGRKFDLA; encoded by the exons ATGGAACTCAAAGGGCTTCTGGCAGCTTTATTTGCTGCATCCTCGCTTTCCTTGGGCCTTGCCCAACACCAATGCGGTTCCGTCAGACCAGCTCGTGAAGCCGTCAAGGCTGCACGTGCTATGCGAGCTGCTCAGAGAGCCGAGGCAAGCAATGATAAACCTTCTACTCTCTCAAGGCGGGCCTCGGGCTTGATCATCTCGACTTACCTTCACGTGGTTGAGAGTGAAGCCCAAGCTGGCTTTGTCACGGACCAGATGCTCGCGGACCAA ATGAAAGTCTTGAACGAGACGTTTGCGCCACACAAGATTCAGTTCGTCGTCAAGAATGTGACGCACACTGTCAACGATAAATGGGCGTCGGTTACTCGATTCAGAGAAAAGGACTTGGCCCTTCGTCAGGGAAACTATGACGATCTCAACATTTACTTTGAGACGGGTCTGATGACCGAAGGCTCTGTTACAGGTATCTGCAGCTGGCCTGTCGAAGACCCCGTTAACACAGGCATCAACGGCACCTCCTGGGCTGTGTACGACGGCTGCCATGTGAGCCCGGGCACGATGCCAGGAGGTCCAGGCGTTCCATGGATTTCGACAGAGGacaacaagggcaagacTGCGACTCACGAAGTCGGACACTGGTTTGGTCTTTTTCACGTTTTCGACGGCTTCAGCTGCACGGGTGACGGCGACTTTATCGATGATACGCCTGCAACATTGAGTGCCTCGGTGGGCTGCCCTGTTGGACAAGATTCCTGCCCTGATCAGCCTGGTCTTGATCCGATTCACAACTACATGGACTATAGTAGCCATGATTG CTTGCACGAGTTCACCCCCCTGCAGGAAGAGCGCATGTATAGGACGTTTGAGACTCTGAGGAAGGGAAGAAAGTTCGACCTTGCTTGA
- a CDS encoding FAD/NAD(P)-binding domain-containing protein → MLIASIVLFCFAAVTLARSRMYDACIVGAGPAGIAAAVSLAQQQLRVAVLDRGRGALDNGTWLTRMPIPDEMRAPDKLKPFMLKSFDGYDNVNHFISEVFNIARTKPGRHGHFVVEAEGRRVRARRILLAPGYEIMYPNIPGYKDAWMKVLFNDPLSDGSKGNLGAYSSAVLATDASGSVIAAMHLARMALHYTDRVTIYTNHNLKLSDDISRHLLYEVTTELQKKVRVDNRRISKLHAIEVRSRKSSKGYAQSHKIVIFFADGKDSKHSFMFHLPTGKLNLDFVQDLHIRLTDGGLVKVDPSSMETTEKGIYAAGDCVSFKRTIIRSMFTGQLAAESIAISRLFDY, encoded by the exons ATGTTAATCGCCAGCATCGTCCTCTTCTGCTTCGCGGCAGTCACCCTCGCCAGGTCGCGCATGTACGACGCCTGCATCGTCGGGGCCGGCCCGGCGGGTATCGCAGCCGCCGTCAGCCTCGCTCAGCAGCAACTGCGAGTTGCCGTCCTCGACAGGGGGCGCGGCGCCCTGGACAACGGCACATGGCTCACGAGAATGCCTATTCCTGACGAAATGAGGGCTCCTGACAAGTTGAAGCCCTTCATGTTAAAGAGCTTTGATGGCTACGATAATGTGAATCACTTTATCAGCGAGGTCTTCAACATTGCACGTACCAAGCCTGGACGTCATGGGCATTTCGTGGTTGAGGCTGAAGGGAGGAGGGTCCGCGCGAGGAGAATACTCTTGGCTCCTGGCTATGAGATAATGTACCCTAATATTCCAGGGTACAAGGACGCTTGGATGAAGGTTCT CTTCAACGATCCCCTATCAGACGGAAGCAAAGGCAACTTGGGAGCATACTCGTCAGCCGTGCTCGCAACAGATGCCTCCGGCTCGGTCATTGCCGCCATGCACCTGGCCCGGATGGCCCTCCACTACACGGATAGAGTCACCATCTACACCAACCACAACCTCAAGCTATCAGATGACATCTCACGGCACCTCTTATACGAAGTCACGACAGAGCTGCAGAAGAAGGTCAGGGTTGACAACCGGAGGATCTCCAAACTACACGCGATTGAGGTCCGGAGCCGCAAGAGCAGCAAGGGTTACGCTCAGTCGCACAAGATCGTCATCTTTTTCGCCGACGGCAAGGATTCCAAGCACTCCTTCATGTTTCACTTGCCCACGGGCAAACTGAACCTGGACTTTGTCCAGGATCTGCATATACGGCTCACGGATGGAGGGTTGGTCAAGGTAGATCCTTCGAGTATGGAAACAACGGAGAAGGGCATTTATGCTGCTGGGGACTGCGTATCTTTCAAGAGGACCATCATCCGCAGCATGTTTACGGGGCAACTTGCGGCCGAATCCATCGCAATTTCTCGTCTCTTTGACTATTGA